TTTAGTGAGGTGCTCCGTGAGGTCTACGATGGTAAGGAGGAGAAGCAGTCATGACAGAAGCTCCCGTAATAACAATGAAAGAGGTATATAAATCCCGAAAAGAGAAAACGATCGGGCCCATTAATATGGAGCTGGCCGAGGGATATATATATGCCATAGTAGGTCATAACGGATCGGGCAAGAGCACGCTGCTCAATATGCTGCAGAAGATTGTCATGCCTGATTCGGGGAGGATCCTCTGGTACGGAAGTGAAGTGGAAGGAGAGCTTCCACCAGAGCTTCGAGAGAAGATCAGTTCGGTAACAGAGAAATCCATTCTAGATGAAGATCATATGACGGCAATGGAAGCGGCTGAATTTCGGGCTTATTGGTATCCCAATTGGAACCAAGGTTTGTTCGAAGAACTGCTGAGCAAGTTTGAGGTTCCTACCAAGTCCAAGCTGAAGAAGATGTCGAAGGGGGAGCGCAGAAAATATGAAATTGCAGCAGCGCTTGCCGTACAGCCTAGGCTGCTCATCCTGGATGAACCTTCTTCGGGACTGGACCCCTTCTCTTGGAAGCAGATGATAACAGAACTCCAGCGCTATATGGATCTAGGGAATACGACTGTCATCA
This sequence is a window from Paenibacillus urinalis. Protein-coding genes within it:
- a CDS encoding ATP-binding cassette domain-containing protein, which gives rise to MTEAPVITMKEVYKSRKEKTIGPINMELAEGYIYAIVGHNGSGKSTLLNMLQKIVMPDSGRILWYGSEVEGELPPELREKISSVTEKSILDEDHMTAMEAAEFRAYWYPNWNQGLFEELLSKFEVPTKSKLKKMSKGERRKYEIAAALAVQPRLLILDEPSSGLDPFSWKQMITELQRYMDLGNTTVIIATHILDEIRRLADYIILMHRGHTLGMVEKDLLLDSWREIWYEGDMKPAHLPGVVDWSEETGRIRRIVTTHTSDVMEILSESGITPVKARILELDEILAYWIEGYGPAGWETKKGEKIR